One genomic segment of Agromyces intestinalis includes these proteins:
- a CDS encoding GNAT family N-acetyltransferase has protein sequence MAIEVRPATSFDDVATMVGPKKPESNVCWCLSYRLPSKENLSLRGPSRGERVRQLVSEPIPPGVLAYEGDEVVGWAGVHPRSATAFATSRKIPHVDDLDVWSVWCLRVRPGHRGQGIAHHLLDGAVAFAREHGAPAIEGYPVDNDGAKVDLTMAYVGTRSLFERAGFTQAAVSDSVINGFPRLVMRLALE, from the coding sequence ATGGCAATCGAGGTGCGACCGGCGACGAGCTTCGACGACGTGGCGACGATGGTCGGGCCGAAGAAGCCCGAATCGAACGTGTGCTGGTGCCTGAGCTACCGGTTGCCATCGAAAGAGAATCTGTCGCTACGCGGCCCGTCACGAGGCGAGCGCGTGCGCCAACTCGTGAGCGAGCCGATCCCGCCCGGCGTGCTGGCGTACGAGGGCGACGAGGTCGTCGGCTGGGCGGGGGTGCATCCGCGTTCCGCGACCGCGTTCGCGACCAGCCGCAAGATCCCGCACGTCGACGACCTCGACGTGTGGAGCGTCTGGTGCCTGCGGGTTCGCCCGGGGCACCGCGGGCAGGGCATCGCGCATCACCTGCTCGACGGTGCCGTCGCGTTCGCGCGCGAGCACGGCGCACCGGCGATCGAGGGGTATCCGGTCGACAACGACGGCGCCAAGGTCGATCTCACGATGGCGTACGTCGGCACCCGGTCGCTGTTCGAGCGGGCCGGGTTCACCCAGGCCGCTGTCAGCGATTCGGTGATCAACGGCTTCCCGCGATTGGTCATGCGGCTCGCGCTCGAGTGA